A region of Thioalbus denitrificans DNA encodes the following proteins:
- a CDS encoding CCE_0567 family metalloprotein — protein MTPEELKALEKEVRRAKRIATEKAGELHDLVEERLPAAFEEIPAIAQSCFEACRDWAEANARLEAASGQ, from the coding sequence ATGACCCCGGAAGAGCTGAAAGCCCTGGAGAAGGAGGTGCGCAGGGCGAAACGCATCGCCACCGAGAAGGCCGGCGAACTGCACGACCTGGTGGAGGAACGGCTGCCCGCGGCCTTCGAGGAGATACCCGCCATTGCCCAATCCTGTTTCGAGGCCTGCCGGGACTGGGCCGAGGCCAACGCCAGACTTGAGGCCGCCAGCGGCCAGTAA
- the nifN gene encoding nitrogenase iron-molybdenum cofactor biosynthesis protein NifN: protein MAEILKRNKALSVSPLKSSQTIGAALAFLGFHKAIPMLHGSQGCTAFGKVFFVRHFREPIPLQTTAMDQVSTVMGSDNNVVEGLRTLCEKSSPGLIGVPTTGLSETQGSDVVMAVREFRARHPEYDAIPVVPVSTPDYVGCTETGFAAATRALIDTLVPPAAEAGTRPGARRHQVNILVGASLTPGDLEEIKDLVETFGLRPVVIPDLSDSLDGHLTGQDFSPLTIGGTPVSEVATLGDAAATLVIGASQNPAADLLAERTGVPERRFDHLMGLEAVDAFVQALHEISGEPVPPRIERQRAQLQDAMLDTHFMIGMSRIGVAADPDLLHAFSELLSGMGAATVAAVAPANAPVLTRVAADTVKVGDLEDFEHMARAAGAELVISNSHGVESAGRLGLPLLRAGFPQYDQLGGYTRTWVGYRGTRQTLFELANTLLHLERGEIHPYRSIYAQKRDALEEAHAPGTTAAGSRLRH, encoded by the coding sequence ATGGCTGAGATCCTCAAGCGCAACAAGGCCCTTTCCGTCAGCCCGCTGAAGTCCAGCCAGACCATCGGCGCGGCGCTGGCCTTCCTCGGCTTCCACAAGGCCATCCCCATGCTGCACGGCTCCCAGGGCTGCACCGCCTTCGGGAAGGTCTTCTTCGTGCGCCACTTCCGCGAGCCGATTCCGCTGCAGACCACCGCCATGGATCAGGTGAGCACGGTGATGGGCTCCGACAACAACGTGGTGGAGGGGCTGCGCACCCTGTGCGAGAAGTCCTCGCCCGGGCTCATCGGCGTGCCCACCACCGGCCTCTCCGAGACCCAGGGCAGCGACGTGGTGATGGCGGTGCGCGAGTTCCGCGCCAGGCACCCGGAGTACGACGCGATTCCGGTGGTGCCGGTGAGCACGCCCGACTACGTGGGCTGCACCGAGACCGGCTTCGCCGCCGCCACCCGCGCCCTCATCGACACCCTGGTGCCCCCGGCCGCCGAGGCGGGCACCCGGCCCGGCGCGCGCCGGCACCAGGTGAACATCCTGGTGGGTGCCTCCCTGACCCCGGGCGATCTGGAGGAGATCAAGGACCTGGTGGAGACCTTCGGCCTGCGCCCGGTGGTGATTCCCGATCTCTCCGACTCCCTGGACGGCCATCTCACCGGCCAGGACTTCAGCCCCCTGACCATCGGCGGCACGCCGGTGAGCGAGGTGGCCACCCTGGGCGATGCCGCGGCCACCCTGGTGATCGGCGCATCCCAGAACCCGGCGGCCGACCTGCTGGCGGAGCGCACCGGCGTGCCGGAGCGGCGCTTCGACCACCTCATGGGACTGGAGGCGGTGGACGCCTTCGTCCAGGCGCTGCACGAGATCTCGGGCGAGCCGGTGCCGCCGCGCATCGAGCGCCAGCGCGCCCAGCTCCAGGACGCCATGCTCGACACCCACTTCATGATCGGCATGAGCCGCATCGGCGTGGCCGCCGACCCCGATCTGCTGCACGCCTTCAGCGAGCTGCTCTCGGGCATGGGGGCCGCGACGGTGGCGGCCGTGGCGCCCGCCAATGCGCCGGTGCTGACCCGGGTGGCCGCCGACACGGTGAAGGTGGGCGATCTCGAGGACTTCGAGCACATGGCCCGTGCCGCCGGGGCGGAGCTCGTCATCAGCAACTCCCACGGGGTGGAGAGCGCCGGGCGCCTCGGCCTGCCGCTGCTGCGTGCGGGGTTCCCCCAGTACGACCAGCTCGGCGGCTACACCCGCACCTGGGTGGGCTACCGCGGCACCCGTCAGACGCTGTTCGAGCTGGCCAACACCCTGCTGCACCTGGAGCGCGGCGAGATCCACCCCTACCGCTCCATCTACGCCCAGAAGCGCGATGCCCTGGAGGAAGCCCATGCCCCTGGAACGACGGCTGCAGGTTCTCGGCTCCGGCACTGA
- the fdxB gene encoding ferredoxin III, nif-specific: MEPITGLTRGGIAWTPAFVNALDQAKCIGCGRCFKVCPRDVFDLVDREDVDGLDDFDDEDDYGDDGFSDDTSMVMSLKNALDCIGCEACSRVCPKGCMTHEPAAAA, translated from the coding sequence ATGGAACCGATTACCGGACTGACACGGGGGGGCATCGCATGGACCCCCGCCTTTGTGAACGCCCTGGACCAGGCCAAGTGCATCGGCTGTGGCCGCTGCTTCAAGGTCTGCCCGCGGGATGTCTTCGACCTGGTGGACCGCGAGGACGTGGATGGGCTCGACGACTTCGATGACGAGGACGATTACGGAGATGACGGCTTCTCCGACGACACCTCCATGGTGATGAGCCTGAAGAACGCCCTGGACTGCATCGGCTGCGAAGCCTGCAGCCGGGTCTGCCCCAAGGGTTGCATGACCCACGAACCGGCTGCTGCGGCCTGA
- the nifU gene encoding Fe-S cluster assembly protein NifU produces MWDYSDKVKEHFFSPRNAGPVENANGVGDVGSISCGDALRLMLKVNPETEVIEAAGFQTFGCGSAIASSSALTEIITGMTLDDALKVSNQDIADYLDGLPPEKMHCSVMGREALQAAVANYRGEIWSDDHEEGALICKCFAVDAVLIEDTIRANGLRTVEDVTHYTKAGGGCAACHEGIEEILVKVLAEQGEAFDPSAPSKVAAASGRLTNIQRIRRIEMIIESLRPRLQMDHGDVELVDVEGRNIYVNMKGACAGCQMAATTLGGIQQQLTEELGEFVKVMPASARLAAEAGGL; encoded by the coding sequence ATGTGGGACTACTCGGACAAGGTCAAGGAGCACTTCTTCAGCCCCCGCAATGCGGGTCCGGTGGAGAATGCCAACGGGGTGGGCGACGTGGGCTCCATCAGCTGCGGCGATGCCCTGCGCCTGATGCTCAAGGTGAACCCGGAAACGGAGGTGATCGAGGCCGCGGGGTTCCAGACCTTCGGCTGCGGGTCGGCCATCGCCTCGAGCTCGGCGCTTACCGAGATCATTACCGGCATGACGCTGGATGACGCCCTCAAGGTCTCCAACCAGGACATCGCCGACTACCTCGACGGTCTGCCGCCGGAGAAGATGCACTGCTCGGTGATGGGCCGTGAGGCGCTGCAGGCGGCGGTGGCCAACTACCGCGGCGAGATCTGGAGCGACGACCACGAGGAGGGGGCGCTCATCTGCAAGTGCTTCGCCGTGGACGCCGTGCTCATCGAGGACACCATCCGCGCCAACGGCCTGCGCACCGTGGAGGACGTGACCCACTACACCAAGGCAGGCGGCGGCTGCGCGGCCTGCCATGAGGGGATCGAGGAGATTCTGGTGAAGGTCCTGGCGGAGCAGGGCGAGGCCTTCGACCCCAGCGCCCCCTCCAAGGTGGCGGCCGCGAGCGGCAGGCTCACCAACATCCAGCGCATCCGCCGCATCGAGATGATCATCGAGTCCCTGCGCCCGCGGCTGCAGATGGACCATGGCGACGTGGAACTGGTGGACGTGGAGGGCCGGAATATCTACGTGAACATGAAAGGCGCCTGTGCCGGCTGCCAGATGGCCGCGACGACGCTGGGCGGCATCCAGCAGCAGCTCACCGAGGAGTTGGGCGAGTTCGTCAAGGTCATGCCGGCGTCCGCCCGTCTGGCCGCGGAAGCGGGAGGGCTCTGA
- a CDS encoding (2Fe-2S) ferredoxin domain-containing protein, which translates to MAKPEKHVFVCTQGRPAGHPRSSCADRGCAAVYDEFLWNLQERNLFNRIQVTATGCMGPCSEGPSVLVYPEGVMYSGVTRADVAAIFDEHLEGNHPLERLQVSSEFWG; encoded by the coding sequence ATGGCGAAACCGGAAAAACATGTCTTCGTCTGCACCCAGGGCCGCCCGGCCGGCCATCCGCGCAGCTCCTGCGCCGACCGGGGCTGCGCGGCGGTGTACGACGAGTTCCTCTGGAACCTGCAGGAGCGCAACCTGTTCAACCGCATCCAGGTGACCGCCACCGGCTGCATGGGGCCCTGCAGCGAGGGCCCCAGCGTGCTGGTCTATCCCGAGGGCGTGATGTACAGCGGCGTGACGCGGGCTGACGTGGCGGCCATCTTCGATGAACACCTGGAGGGCAACCATCCGCTGGAGCGGCTGCAGGTCTCCAGCGAGTTCTGGGGATAG
- a CDS encoding antibiotic biosynthesis monooxygenase family protein produces MYIVTNRVPVAEGWEEAFEERFRQRAGQVEKQPGFVRMQVLKPDTAETPYVVLTTWRDKAAFEGWLGSEDFQAAHRNPLPKEAFTGQGRIESFEVIITAEGA; encoded by the coding sequence ATGTATATCGTGACCAACCGCGTACCCGTGGCCGAGGGCTGGGAGGAGGCTTTCGAGGAGCGCTTCCGCCAGCGTGCCGGCCAGGTGGAGAAGCAGCCGGGTTTCGTGCGCATGCAGGTGTTGAAGCCCGATACGGCCGAAACCCCCTATGTCGTGCTCACCACCTGGCGGGACAAGGCCGCCTTCGAAGGCTGGCTCGGCTCGGAGGACTTCCAGGCGGCCCACCGGAACCCGCTGCCGAAGGAGGCTTTCACGGGCCAGGGGCGGATCGAGTCCTTCGAGGTCATCATCACCGCTGAAGGCGCCTGA
- the nifE gene encoding nitrogenase iron-molybdenum cofactor biosynthesis protein NifE encodes MKPKDIAALLDEPACSHNNKSKSGCARPKPGATAGGCAFDGAQIALLPIADVAHIVHGSIACAGSSWDNRGTRSSGPTLYRIGMTTDLTEQDVIMGRGEKRLFHAIKQAVETHEPAAVFVYNTCVPALVGDDVEAVCKAAAERWGTPVVPVDAAGFYGTKNLGNRIAGEAMVKYVCGSREPDPLPEGVAPPGVRVHDINLIGEYNIAGELWHVLPLLDELGLRVLCTLSGDARFREVQTMHRSEVNMMVCSKAMVNVARKLQQAFGTPWFEGSFYGVTDVSRALRDFARLIGDPELSHRTEGVIAREEARIFAALEPWRERLRGKRVLLYTGGVKSWSVISALQDLGMEVVATGTRKSTEEDKARIRELMGADARMLEEGNPRALIDLVREQRVDILIAGGRNMYTALKARIPFLDINQEREFGYAGYDGMVELARQLCLTLESPIWEAVRRPAPWQGGARHG; translated from the coding sequence ATGAAACCCAAGGACATTGCGGCACTGCTGGACGAACCGGCCTGCAGCCACAACAACAAGTCCAAGTCGGGCTGCGCCCGGCCCAAGCCCGGCGCCACCGCCGGCGGCTGCGCCTTCGACGGCGCCCAGATTGCCCTGCTGCCCATCGCGGACGTGGCCCACATTGTCCACGGCTCCATCGCCTGCGCCGGCAGCTCCTGGGACAACCGCGGCACCCGCTCCAGCGGCCCCACCCTCTACCGCATCGGCATGACCACCGACCTCACCGAGCAGGACGTGATCATGGGCCGCGGCGAGAAGCGGCTGTTCCACGCCATCAAGCAGGCGGTGGAGACCCACGAGCCCGCCGCCGTGTTCGTCTACAACACCTGCGTGCCCGCCCTGGTGGGCGACGACGTGGAGGCGGTGTGCAAGGCCGCCGCCGAGCGCTGGGGCACGCCGGTGGTGCCGGTGGATGCCGCCGGCTTCTACGGCACCAAGAACCTCGGCAACCGCATCGCCGGGGAGGCGATGGTCAAGTACGTCTGCGGCAGCCGCGAGCCCGATCCCCTGCCCGAGGGCGTCGCGCCGCCCGGGGTGCGGGTGCACGACATCAACCTCATCGGCGAGTACAACATCGCCGGCGAGCTCTGGCACGTGCTGCCGCTGCTGGACGAGCTGGGGCTGCGGGTGCTCTGCACCCTTTCCGGCGACGCCCGCTTCCGCGAGGTGCAGACCATGCACCGCTCGGAGGTGAACATGATGGTCTGCTCCAAGGCCATGGTGAACGTGGCGCGCAAGCTGCAGCAGGCCTTCGGCACCCCCTGGTTCGAGGGCAGCTTCTACGGCGTCACCGACGTCTCCAGGGCGCTGCGCGACTTCGCCCGCCTCATCGGCGACCCGGAGCTCAGCCACCGCACCGAGGGGGTCATCGCCCGCGAGGAGGCGCGCATCTTCGCTGCGCTCGAGCCCTGGCGCGAGCGCCTGCGCGGCAAGCGGGTGCTGCTCTACACGGGAGGCGTGAAGTCCTGGTCGGTCATCTCCGCGCTGCAGGACCTGGGCATGGAGGTGGTGGCCACCGGCACCAGGAAGTCCACGGAGGAGGACAAGGCGCGCATCCGCGAGCTGATGGGCGCGGACGCCAGGATGCTGGAGGAGGGCAATCCCAGGGCGCTGATCGACCTGGTGCGCGAGCAGCGCGTGGACATCCTCATCGCCGGTGGGCGCAACATGTACACGGCGCTGAAGGCGCGCATCCCCTTCCTCGACATCAACCAGGAACGGGAGTTCGGCTACGCCGGCTACGACGGCATGGTGGAGCTGGCCCGCCAGCTCTGCCTGACCCTCGAGAGCCCCATCTGGGAGGCCGTGCGCCGGCCTGCCCCCTGGCAGGGAGGTGCCCGTCATGGCTGA
- a CDS encoding HesB/IscA family protein codes for MLTLTESAQKAIRRFIQGSEEPVSGLRLAVVGGGCSGLQYSMNLVADKEAEDFEVTCGPVTVYVDPLSAPYLKGTTVDFLDGLEGSGFKFVNPNASHSCGCGSSFTA; via the coding sequence ATGCTCACCCTGACCGAAAGCGCCCAGAAGGCCATCCGCCGTTTCATCCAGGGTTCCGAAGAACCGGTGAGCGGCCTGCGCCTGGCCGTGGTGGGCGGCGGCTGCTCCGGCCTCCAGTACAGCATGAACCTGGTGGCGGATAAGGAGGCCGAGGACTTCGAGGTGACCTGCGGTCCCGTGACGGTCTACGTGGACCCCCTGAGCGCCCCCTATCTGAAGGGCACCACCGTCGACTTCCTGGACGGCCTCGAGGGGAGCGGCTTCAAGTTCGTCAACCCGAACGCCTCCCACAGCTGCGGCTGCGGGTCCTCGTTCACCGCCTGA
- a CDS encoding SoxR reducing system RseC family protein codes for MTREPASVVALDGTHAWVETAARSACSSCGAGGCGSAVLGALGGTRTRRYRVRNQAGAQLGERVMVAVPDGALLRASLLGYLLPLLGLVAGTLLSAAAGGSDFQVALAGVLGMSLTALIARRLTARAVREYQPFIAGPDAVPARPVDFHP; via the coding sequence ATGACCCGGGAACCCGCCAGCGTGGTCGCCCTTGACGGAACCCATGCCTGGGTGGAGACGGCCGCCAGGTCCGCCTGCAGCAGCTGCGGTGCGGGCGGGTGCGGCAGCGCCGTGCTGGGCGCCCTTGGCGGCACCAGGACACGGCGCTACCGGGTTCGCAACCAGGCCGGCGCGCAGTTGGGTGAACGGGTGATGGTGGCGGTTCCCGATGGGGCCCTGCTGCGGGCATCACTGCTCGGTTACCTGCTGCCGCTGCTGGGGCTCGTTGCCGGCACACTCCTCAGCGCCGCCGCGGGTGGTTCGGATTTCCAGGTGGCGCTGGCCGGTGTGCTGGGGATGAGCCTCACCGCACTGATTGCCCGCCGCCTGACCGCACGGGCCGTGCGGGAGTACCAGCCTTTCATTGCCGGACCGGACGCCGTACCGGCACGACCTGTCGATTTTCACCCGTAA
- a CDS encoding HAD family hydrolase, translated as MAKHTIKALLLDYGGVIADEGFQNGLRALSREQGLDEGATLQVAKHAVYDSGFILGWGTEKDLWRMMRDGAGLTGSDTELTRRVLDGFVLRPWMLERVRQLRARGCLTVILSDQSHWLDWLDQRDHFFQYFDHVFNSYHMGKGKRDPALFPEITRLLALSPGEILFVDDMQSNVTRAQSAGWQTIRYRDRASFLEQMARLLG; from the coding sequence ATGGCGAAGCACACGATCAAGGCGTTGCTGCTGGACTACGGCGGCGTAATCGCGGACGAGGGGTTTCAGAACGGCCTGAGGGCCCTGTCCCGTGAGCAGGGGTTGGACGAGGGCGCCACGCTGCAGGTGGCCAAGCATGCGGTGTATGACTCCGGCTTCATCCTGGGATGGGGAACCGAGAAAGACTTGTGGCGGATGATGCGCGACGGTGCCGGACTGACGGGCAGCGACACGGAACTCACCCGGCGCGTTCTCGACGGGTTCGTGCTGCGTCCCTGGATGCTGGAGCGGGTCCGCCAGCTGCGAGCCCGGGGCTGCCTTACCGTCATTCTCAGCGACCAGTCCCACTGGCTCGACTGGCTCGACCAAAGGGACCACTTCTTTCAGTACTTCGATCACGTGTTCAACAGCTATCACATGGGAAAGGGCAAGCGCGATCCCGCGCTTTTTCCTGAAATCACCCGATTGCTCGCGCTGTCACCCGGCGAGATTCTCTTTGTCGACGACATGCAAAGCAACGTGACGCGGGCGCAATCGGCGGGATGGCAGACCATTCGCTATCGGGACAGGGCCAGCTTCCTGGAGCAGATGGCGCGTCTCCTGGGCTAG
- a CDS encoding NifB/NifX family molybdenum-iron cluster-binding protein, with protein MKTALKVAFASTDMKSVNQHFGAASAFAIYAVDRDQAHLVEVVQFQDVRSAAEAGGRNEDKLAAKIDALAGCVAAYSQAVGASAVAQLKARNIQPVKVSAGSAIGELIASLQEELRSGPNAWLAQAIRRHTRTDAGRFDAMESEGWEE; from the coding sequence ATGAAAACCGCCCTCAAGGTGGCGTTCGCCTCCACCGACATGAAATCGGTGAACCAGCACTTCGGCGCCGCCAGCGCCTTCGCCATCTACGCCGTGGATCGGGATCAGGCACACCTGGTGGAAGTGGTCCAGTTCCAGGATGTCCGCAGCGCCGCCGAAGCGGGCGGCCGGAACGAAGACAAGCTGGCCGCGAAGATTGACGCACTGGCGGGCTGCGTGGCCGCCTACAGCCAGGCGGTGGGTGCCTCCGCGGTGGCCCAGCTGAAGGCCCGCAACATCCAGCCGGTCAAGGTTTCCGCAGGATCGGCCATCGGCGAGCTCATCGCGTCGCTGCAGGAAGAGTTGCGCTCCGGACCGAACGCCTGGCTGGCCCAGGCCATCCGCCGTCACACGCGTACGGATGCCGGCCGTTTCGATGCCATGGAAAGCGAGGGCTGGGAAGAATGA
- the nifS gene encoding cysteine desulfurase NifS, whose amino-acid sequence MSDIYLDNNATTMVAPEVVEAMLPYFTEQFGNPSSLHSFGNKVGMALKQARRQVQALLGAEHDSEIIFTSCGTESDSTAILSALRAQPERREIITTTVEHPAVLSLCEHLEKEGYTVHRLKVDGKGRLDMQEYIRLLSDRVAVVSVMWANNETGTLFPVEEMAELADSAGVLFHTDAVQVAGKVPIHLADSKIHMLSLSGHKLHAPKGVGVLYLRRGVRFRPLLRGGHQERGRRAGTENVTSIIGLGKAAELALEHLDYENIFVGAMRDRLQEGVLAAVPNCFVTGDPANRLPNTLNIAFEYVEGEAILLLLNKQGIAASSGSACTSGSLEPSHVMRAMDIPFTAAHGTIRFSLSRYNTPEEVERVIESVPPVIAQLRKLSPYWGEDGPVSEPEKAFAPAYA is encoded by the coding sequence ATGAGCGACATCTACCTGGACAACAACGCCACCACCATGGTGGCACCCGAGGTGGTGGAGGCGATGCTGCCTTACTTCACCGAGCAGTTCGGCAACCCCTCCTCGCTGCACAGCTTCGGCAACAAGGTGGGCATGGCGCTCAAGCAGGCGCGCCGGCAGGTGCAGGCGCTGCTCGGGGCCGAGCACGACTCGGAGATCATCTTCACCTCCTGCGGCACCGAATCGGACTCCACCGCCATCCTCTCGGCGCTGCGCGCCCAGCCGGAGCGGCGCGAGATCATCACCACCACCGTGGAACACCCGGCGGTGCTGAGCCTGTGCGAGCACCTGGAGAAGGAGGGCTACACGGTCCACCGCCTGAAGGTGGACGGCAAGGGGCGGCTCGATATGCAGGAGTACATCCGCCTGCTTTCGGACCGGGTGGCGGTGGTCTCGGTGATGTGGGCCAACAACGAGACCGGCACCCTGTTCCCGGTGGAGGAGATGGCCGAGCTTGCCGACAGCGCCGGGGTGCTGTTCCACACCGACGCGGTGCAGGTGGCGGGCAAGGTGCCCATCCACCTGGCCGACAGCAAGATCCACATGCTCTCGCTCTCCGGCCACAAGCTCCATGCGCCCAAGGGGGTGGGGGTACTGTATCTGCGCCGCGGGGTGCGCTTCCGCCCGCTGCTGCGCGGTGGCCATCAGGAGCGCGGCCGCCGGGCCGGCACCGAGAACGTCACCTCCATCATCGGCCTGGGCAAGGCCGCGGAGCTGGCCCTGGAGCACCTGGACTACGAGAATATCTTCGTGGGCGCCATGCGCGATCGGCTGCAGGAGGGCGTCCTCGCGGCGGTGCCCAACTGCTTCGTCACCGGCGACCCGGCCAACCGCCTCCCCAACACCCTCAACATCGCCTTCGAGTACGTGGAGGGCGAGGCGATCCTGCTGCTGCTCAACAAGCAGGGCATCGCCGCCTCCTCCGGCTCCGCCTGCACCTCCGGGTCGCTGGAGCCCTCCCATGTCATGCGCGCCATGGACATCCCGTTCACCGCGGCCCACGGCACCATCCGCTTCTCCCTCTCCCGCTACAACACGCCGGAGGAGGTGGAGCGGGTCATCGAGTCCGTACCCCCGGTGATCGCCCAGCTGCGCAAGCTCTCCCCCTACTGGGGCGAGGACGGCCCGGTCAGCGAGCCGGAGAAGGCCTTCGCCCCCGCCTACGCCTGA
- a CDS encoding thiamine pyrophosphate-binding protein yields MKVPVSQILVRFLEKLGVGTIFGIPGSHILPVYDRLYDSPIRSILVKHEQAAAFMAGGYARASGEVGACITTAGPGATNLVTGIASAYSDNLPVIAITGEAPTHIFGKGGLQESSGEGGSVDQVAMFTGITRYHRLIERTDYLGSVLNQAAKYLLSGTPGPVVLSVPYNVQNELVEESLLEEVAFARSYCEPVVPAESIEQTLALIRAARRPMILAGYGCILAGARESLSHISERLNIPVASSLKAKGAIDERSALSLGSLGVTSGGHAMRYMEQEADLVLMLGAGFNERTSYVWDKRLLAGKKLIQVDSNPQQLEKVFRADLVVHTDLGPYLGALEAAIEAQRITPREPVDVDAFVKAAQRAIDAAGETIFSRQFDHVKAFYRWLEEQFPEGLVMFDDNIVFAQNFYRVSRKDRFYPNTGISALGHAVPAAIGAACAIGKPMFALLGDGGFQMCAMEIMTAVNYDIPLNIVLFNNDTMGLIRKNQHQHYHDRFIDCDFVNPDYAVLAKSFGIRHVRVESEEDLAERLSGLDFRRGINLIEVLIDRDAYPNYSSRR; encoded by the coding sequence ATGAAGGTACCAGTCAGCCAGATCCTGGTCAGATTCCTGGAAAAACTGGGAGTTGGAACGATTTTCGGCATTCCCGGTTCGCATATCCTACCGGTTTACGACCGCCTCTACGATTCTCCCATCCGATCGATTCTGGTGAAGCACGAACAGGCGGCCGCCTTCATGGCCGGCGGCTATGCCCGTGCGTCCGGTGAGGTGGGCGCCTGCATCACCACGGCCGGACCCGGCGCCACCAACCTGGTGACCGGCATCGCCAGCGCCTACAGCGACAATCTGCCGGTGATCGCCATCACGGGCGAGGCACCCACCCACATCTTCGGGAAGGGGGGGCTGCAGGAGAGTTCCGGCGAAGGCGGCAGCGTCGATCAGGTCGCGATGTTCACCGGCATCACCCGCTACCACCGGCTGATCGAGCGCACCGATTACCTGGGCAGCGTCCTCAACCAGGCGGCCAAGTACCTGCTCTCGGGCACACCCGGGCCGGTGGTGCTCAGCGTGCCCTACAACGTGCAGAACGAGCTGGTGGAGGAGAGCCTCCTCGAGGAGGTGGCCTTCGCCCGTTCCTATTGCGAGCCGGTGGTTCCGGCGGAGAGCATTGAACAGACGCTGGCGCTGATCCGCGCGGCGCGGCGGCCCATGATCCTCGCCGGCTACGGCTGCATCCTGGCCGGCGCCCGGGAGAGCCTCAGCCATATCAGCGAGCGGCTCAACATCCCCGTCGCCAGCAGCCTGAAGGCCAAGGGCGCCATCGACGAGCGATCCGCCCTGTCGCTGGGCAGCCTGGGCGTGACCTCGGGCGGCCACGCCATGCGCTACATGGAGCAGGAGGCCGACCTGGTGCTCATGCTGGGAGCGGGCTTCAACGAGCGCACCAGCTATGTCTGGGACAAGCGGCTGCTCGCCGGCAAGAAGCTGATCCAGGTGGACAGCAACCCGCAGCAGCTCGAGAAGGTCTTCCGGGCCGACCTGGTGGTGCATACGGACCTCGGTCCCTATCTCGGGGCGCTGGAGGCAGCCATCGAGGCGCAGCGGATCACCCCCAGGGAGCCGGTGGACGTGGATGCCTTCGTCAAGGCGGCGCAGCGGGCGATCGACGCGGCGGGGGAGACCATCTTCAGCCGCCAGTTCGACCATGTGAAAGCCTTCTACCGCTGGCTGGAGGAGCAGTTCCCCGAAGGCCTGGTCATGTTCGACGACAACATCGTGTTCGCGCAGAACTTCTATCGCGTCTCCAGGAAGGATCGCTTTTATCCCAACACCGGCATCTCCGCTCTCGGGCATGCGGTCCCGGCCGCCATCGGCGCGGCCTGTGCGATCGGGAAGCCGATGTTCGCGCTGCTGGGCGATGGCGGCTTCCAGATGTGCGCCATGGAGATCATGACCGCGGTCAACTACGACATCCCCCTGAACATCGTGCTGTTCAACAACGACACCATGGGGCTCATCCGCAAGAACCAGCACCAGCACTACCACGACCGGTTCATCGACTGCGATTTCGTCAACCCGGACTACGCCGTCCTGGCGAAGTCCTTCGGCATACGGCACGTGCGCGTGGAGAGCGAAGAGGACCTGGCGGAAAGACTGTCCGGGCTCGATTTCAGGCGCGGCATCAACCTGATCGAGGTTCTGATCGACCGCGATGCCTACCCCAACTACTCGTCGCGGCGCTAG
- a CDS encoding NifX-associated nitrogen fixation protein, which yields MTEAAMERTQDNPIFESDFVIEMVRQMRAVDTYGTYDNWPAARILEPFVLTREKKREIPVIGDPDEITLSRVKAFYNAIAALIEKECGLMAVPMLNLTHEGFGRAIITVGKLVVMDRTLRDVHRFGYDSLSRMKDDADKLLSVALEIIGEHSAVAGM from the coding sequence ATGACCGAAGCCGCAATGGAGCGCACCCAGGACAACCCGATTTTCGAGTCGGATTTCGTTATCGAAATGGTCCGCCAGATGCGTGCCGTGGATACCTACGGCACCTATGACAACTGGCCGGCCGCGCGGATCCTCGAGCCCTTTGTCCTGACCAGGGAAAAGAAGCGCGAGATTCCCGTGATCGGCGATCCGGACGAGATCACCCTGTCCCGGGTCAAGGCGTTCTACAACGCCATTGCCGCACTCATCGAGAAGGAGTGCGGGCTGATGGCGGTACCCATGCTCAACCTCACCCACGAGGGCTTCGGCCGCGCCATCATCACCGTCGGCAAGCTCGTGGTGATGGATCGGACGCTCCGCGACGTGCACCGCTTCGGCTATGACTCCCTCTCCCGGATGAAGGACGACGCGGACAAACTGCTGTCGGTGGCCCTGGAGATCATCGGCGAGCACTCCGCCGTCGCCGGCATGTGA